A genomic stretch from Helianthus annuus cultivar XRQ/B chromosome 1, HanXRQr2.0-SUNRISE, whole genome shotgun sequence includes:
- the LOC110937537 gene encoding uncharacterized protein LOC110937537 isoform X1 gives MIFCWYWVSLASRINVERIRDLNSALTGHEYTQELLHGTSTQCHEMMRLSRDAFILLCNHFKQKNWVQSSRSISLEEKLAMFLMVIGHNERFRMVKRRFQHSTETIHRCFHEVLKAMMNFAREVIVPTSSNVSANNSERHRRLKEIFPGAIGALDGTLIHAIVPVDQQTRYRGRGKGECFQNVLAICDFDMIFTFVWAGWEGIAHDSRVLKEVAFNPNSGFPFPPPDKYYLCDAAYTNTRGFMTPYRGTRYWLADFRRQRALTKEKRFNHAHAQLRNVIERAYGVLKARFPILKQMAPFSFPIQRDIVIACFAVHNFIRKCNIYDQLFMDYDENTMFHEMQSGENDGLLVQDIEWGSQGIDYMTSLRNQIANQLLSNESN, from the exons ATGATTTTTTGTTGGTATTGGGTTTCATTAGCCTCGAGAATAAATGTTGAAAGGATAAGAGACTTGAATTCGGCATTAACCGGTCATGAATACACGCAAGAATTATTGCATGGTACTTCTACACAATGTCATGAGATGATGCGTCTTTCACGTGATGCATTTATACTATTGTGCAAtcattttaaacaaaaaaattgggtGCAAAGTAGTAGGTCAATAAGCTTGGAAGAAAAGTTGGCTATGTTTTTGATGGTCATTGGACATAATGAACGTTTTCGAATGGTTAAACGAAGGTTCCAACACTCAACGGAAACAATTCATAGATGTTTTCATGAGGTCCTAAAGGCAATGATGAATTTCGCAAGAGAAGTTATAGTTCCAACATCTTCTAATGTAAGCGCAAATAACTCCGAACGACATAGAAGGCTAAAAGAAATATTTCCTGGAGCAATAGGTGCCTTAGATGGAACTCTTATACATGCGATCGTGCCTGTTGATCAACAGACTCGTTACAGGGGAAGAGGAAAAGGTGAATGCTTTCAAAATGTATTAGCAATTTGTGACTTTGATATGATATTCACATTCGTATGGGCCGGATGGGAGGGCATTGCACATGATTCACGAGTTTTAAAAGAAGTTGCATTCAACCCAAATTCCGGCTTTCCTTTTCCGCCACCAG ATAAGTATTACCTTTGTGACGCTGCATACACCAACACTCGTGGATTTATGACTCCCTACCGTGGTACGAGGTATTGGTTAGCCGATTTTAGACGACAACGTGCGTTAACTAAGGAAAAAAGATTCAATCATGCTCACGCACAACTCAGAAATGTCATTGAACGTGCATACGGTGTTCTAAAGGCGAGATTCCCAATCCTAAAGCAAATGGCTCCCTTTTCTTTTCCAATACAAAGAGACATTGTGATTGCTTGTTTCGCCGTCCATAATTTTATAAGGAAATGCAATATTTATGATCAGTTATTTATGGACTATGATGAGAACACGATGTTTCATGAAATGCAAAGTGGGGAAAATGATGGCCTGCTAGTTCAAGACATAGAGTGGGGTTCACAAGGTATTGACTACATGACTTCTTTACGTAACCAGATTGCTAATCAGTTGCTTTCAAATGAATCAAATTAA
- the LOC110937537 gene encoding uncharacterized protein LOC110937537 isoform X2, with translation MIFCWYWVSLASRINVERIRDLNSALTGHEYTQELLHGTSTQCHEMMRLSRDAFILLCNHFKQKNWVQSSRSISLEEKLAMFLMVIGHNERFRMVKRRFQHSTETIHRCFHEVLKAMMNFAREVIVPTSSNVSANNSERHRRLKEIFPGAIGALDGTLIHAIVPVDQQTRYRGRGKDKYYLCDAAYTNTRGFMTPYRGTRYWLADFRRQRALTKEKRFNHAHAQLRNVIERAYGVLKARFPILKQMAPFSFPIQRDIVIACFAVHNFIRKCNIYDQLFMDYDENTMFHEMQSGENDGLLVQDIEWGSQGIDYMTSLRNQIANQLLSNESN, from the exons ATGATTTTTTGTTGGTATTGGGTTTCATTAGCCTCGAGAATAAATGTTGAAAGGATAAGAGACTTGAATTCGGCATTAACCGGTCATGAATACACGCAAGAATTATTGCATGGTACTTCTACACAATGTCATGAGATGATGCGTCTTTCACGTGATGCATTTATACTATTGTGCAAtcattttaaacaaaaaaattgggtGCAAAGTAGTAGGTCAATAAGCTTGGAAGAAAAGTTGGCTATGTTTTTGATGGTCATTGGACATAATGAACGTTTTCGAATGGTTAAACGAAGGTTCCAACACTCAACGGAAACAATTCATAGATGTTTTCATGAGGTCCTAAAGGCAATGATGAATTTCGCAAGAGAAGTTATAGTTCCAACATCTTCTAATGTAAGCGCAAATAACTCCGAACGACATAGAAGGCTAAAAGAAATATTTCCTGGAGCAATAGGTGCCTTAGATGGAACTCTTATACATGCGATCGTGCCTGTTGATCAACAGACTCGTTACAGGGGAAGAGGAAAAG ATAAGTATTACCTTTGTGACGCTGCATACACCAACACTCGTGGATTTATGACTCCCTACCGTGGTACGAGGTATTGGTTAGCCGATTTTAGACGACAACGTGCGTTAACTAAGGAAAAAAGATTCAATCATGCTCACGCACAACTCAGAAATGTCATTGAACGTGCATACGGTGTTCTAAAGGCGAGATTCCCAATCCTAAAGCAAATGGCTCCCTTTTCTTTTCCAATACAAAGAGACATTGTGATTGCTTGTTTCGCCGTCCATAATTTTATAAGGAAATGCAATATTTATGATCAGTTATTTATGGACTATGATGAGAACACGATGTTTCATGAAATGCAAAGTGGGGAAAATGATGGCCTGCTAGTTCAAGACATAGAGTGGGGTTCACAAGGTATTGACTACATGACTTCTTTACGTAACCAGATTGCTAATCAGTTGCTTTCAAATGAATCAAATTAA
- the LOC110937545 gene encoding L10-interacting MYB domain-containing protein-like, whose product MAKRIRINWKQEGVEKTFLEACVHQITVNGREGSSLKQASWKTVAENLKTQHNFIVEQRQMKNHYDFLKGKFAAWLKLKNKTGNVYDPVTNSFNLSEEEWQIEMKSNKYVEALRSAPLAFPELCCQLFEGSTSNGFDSWGPSSTLPHPSEEVNEHNLDGMDVECTQVDSPGKGVSEESSIRSQKKRKRRETKT is encoded by the exons ATGGCAAAAAGGATTAGGATTAATTGGAAGCAAGAAGGTGTTGAAAAAACCTTTCTTGAAGCATGTGTTCATCAAATAACCGTTAATGGACGTGAAGGAAGTAGTCTTAAACAAGCGTCATGGAAAACTGTAGCTGAAAATTTGAAAACACAACATAATTTCATAGTGGAACAACGTCAAATGAAGAATCACTATGATTTTCTAAAAGGAAAATTTGCAGCTTGGTTAAAGCTTAAAAACAAAACCGGGAATGTCTATGATCCAGTTACAAACAGCTTTAACTTGTCAGAAGAAGAGTGGCAAATTGAGATGAAG TCTAACAAGTATGTAGAAGCTTTGAGAAGTGCGCCACTTGCTTTCCCCGAGCTTTGTTGTCAATTGTTTGAGGGGTCTACTTCAAATGGGTTTGATAGTTGGGGGCCAAGTTCTACGCTTCCTCATCCTTCTGAGGAAGTGAATGAGCACAATTTGGATGGTATGGATGTCGAATGCACTCAAGTGGATTCCCCAGGTAAAGGTGTTAGTGAGGAGTCAAGTATTCGGtcccaaaaaaaaagaaaaaggagaGAAACGAAAACATAA